One region of Permianibacter fluminis genomic DNA includes:
- the creC gene encoding two-component system sensor histidine kinase CreC, producing the protein MKLGLRLFLGYFLIVGLTAWLSLKLVLDELKPVVRQVSEENLVELAQTLALVVQPSMQRGDLVGSDIARQLQTLAQTRLDATIWRQHKTRLALRIYITDANGIVLIDSSGEAVGKDFSRWNDVFLTLRGEYGVRSSRLTPDDEQSTVMHVAAPIRDGDKIIGVLTVALPNQSTQPYIDAARATLLRYGVVLLGFSLLIGVGFTSWLIWSLRQVSHYALAVSDNQKLQPPQFARGTELEKLTDALETMRSKLEGKDYVEQYVHTLTHELKSPLAAIQAATELLADAQMPADKRQQFLRSIHEQSERLHQLIQRLLELAKLEQRRALEHRETLPVSVLVEAAIGQLTALLSAKQLHWQLTGAPTLAISGERFLLEQALVNVLDNAIAFADIGSTVCIDAQQTASGLVIDVRNDGPPIPDYALPRLGERFYSLPRPDGRKGSGLGLRFAREVMTLHGGQLTVQNHATGVLVSLRFAAADTFGAD; encoded by the coding sequence ATGAAACTTGGCCTGCGGCTATTTCTCGGTTATTTCCTCATCGTTGGCCTGACGGCGTGGTTGAGCCTGAAGCTGGTATTGGATGAACTGAAGCCGGTGGTGCGGCAAGTCAGCGAGGAAAATCTGGTCGAGTTGGCGCAAACCCTGGCGCTGGTGGTGCAACCGAGCATGCAACGCGGCGATCTGGTCGGCAGCGACATTGCCCGACAATTGCAGACGCTGGCACAGACCCGTCTCGACGCGACGATTTGGCGCCAGCACAAAACCCGACTCGCGCTCCGGATTTATATCACCGATGCCAATGGCATCGTGCTCATCGACAGCAGCGGCGAAGCGGTGGGCAAGGATTTCTCGCGCTGGAACGATGTCTTCCTGACACTGCGCGGCGAATACGGCGTCCGCTCCAGCCGGCTGACACCGGACGACGAACAAAGCACCGTCATGCATGTCGCCGCGCCGATTCGCGACGGCGACAAGATAATCGGTGTGCTGACCGTTGCACTGCCAAATCAAAGCACCCAGCCGTACATTGATGCCGCGCGCGCGACGCTACTGCGCTACGGCGTGGTGCTGCTCGGATTTTCCTTGCTGATCGGCGTTGGCTTCACCAGCTGGCTGATCTGGAGCCTGCGTCAGGTCAGCCACTATGCGTTGGCGGTTAGTGACAACCAGAAATTGCAACCACCGCAGTTCGCCCGCGGCACCGAGCTGGAGAAGCTGACCGACGCGCTGGAAACCATGCGCAGCAAACTCGAAGGCAAGGATTACGTCGAGCAGTATGTGCATACGCTGACCCACGAACTGAAGAGCCCGCTGGCCGCAATTCAGGCCGCCACCGAACTGCTGGCTGATGCCCAAATGCCGGCGGACAAACGCCAGCAATTCCTGCGCAGCATTCATGAACAAAGCGAGCGCCTGCATCAACTGATCCAGCGTTTGCTGGAGTTGGCCAAGCTGGAGCAGCGGCGAGCGCTGGAGCACCGCGAAACCCTGCCGGTGTCGGTGTTGGTCGAAGCGGCCATCGGTCAGCTGACGGCTTTGCTGAGCGCAAAGCAACTGCATTGGCAACTGACTGGCGCGCCTACACTGGCGATCAGCGGCGAACGGTTCTTGCTCGAACAGGCCTTGGTCAACGTGCTCGACAATGCCATAGCTTTCGCTGACATCGGCAGCACAGTTTGCATCGATGCACAGCAAACGGCGTCCGGACTCGTCATCGATGTTCGCAATGACGGTCCGCCGATTCCGGACTATGCGCTGCCGCGGCTCGGCGAGCGGTTCTATTCGTTGCCGCGCCCGGATGGCCGCAAAGGCAGCGGGCTGGGTCTACGTTTTGCCCGCGAAGTCATGACGCTGCATGGCGGTCAATTGACGGTGCAAAACCACGCGACCGGTGTGCTGGTGAGCTTGCGGTTTGCAGCGGCCGATACCTTCGGCGCTGATTGA
- the creB gene encoding two-component system response regulator CreB — translation MSANILLVEDEPAIADALVFALQRDGFRVSHCLTGQAALLAAQARRFDLLILDVGLPDQTGFELCRALRAIQPTPVLFLTARNEEVDRIVGLELGAEDYVGKPFSPRELILRIKVILRRHAEPMAASPAPAPDDEWIHEPTRAAIRFRQHDLPLTRSEYLLLACLLAQPGRVFSREQLLAALGPQSEDSTDRVIDTLIKQLRAKLRAVDSAADPIITHRGFGYSLKRSS, via the coding sequence ATGTCTGCCAATATTCTTCTGGTTGAAGACGAACCGGCCATTGCCGATGCGCTGGTTTTTGCGCTCCAGCGTGACGGTTTTCGGGTTAGCCATTGCCTGACCGGGCAGGCGGCGTTGTTGGCAGCTCAGGCACGACGCTTTGACCTATTGATACTCGATGTCGGCCTGCCCGATCAAACGGGGTTTGAGCTATGCCGTGCGCTGCGGGCGATTCAGCCGACGCCGGTGTTGTTCCTGACCGCGCGTAACGAAGAGGTGGATCGTATCGTCGGTCTGGAACTGGGGGCCGAGGATTATGTCGGCAAGCCGTTCAGTCCGCGTGAGTTGATCCTGCGCATCAAAGTGATTTTGCGGCGGCATGCTGAGCCGATGGCGGCCTCGCCTGCTCCAGCGCCAGATGACGAATGGATTCACGAGCCGACGCGCGCAGCAATCCGGTTTCGTCAGCACGATTTGCCATTGACCCGCTCGGAGTATTTGCTGCTGGCCTGTTTGCTGGCGCAGCCCGGGCGCGTGTTCAGCCGCGAGCAATTGTTGGCGGCGCTTGGGCCGCAATCCGAGGACAGTACCGACCGGGTCATCGATACCTTGATCAAACAGCTGCGCGCCAAATTGCGCGCGGTGGATTCGGCGGCTGACCCCATCATCACCCATCGCGGCTTCGGCTACAGCCTGAAGCGATCATCGTGA
- a CDS encoding DUF3142 domain-containing protein, which yields MAAKKMLKTVALARALLLCFLLPNGSSPTTFEHQVYVWQRQWLPEHRESIRKTEGLISGFRVLSSQLHPRTGWVFARVDLPLLAAEGRPVVAVIRLDGALADLPINQVSLQLKRTISTWLDAGVRLTGIEFDYDCPASALAGYRAALVRWRNAVPAPLTLSITALPSWLDSAALDGLLAVVDQSVLQVHAVQQPTNGLFSVEQAFAWSLRWAERSPSPFFLALPAYGVALIHGAGGVSVESETILHNNSPRDELHSDPEDVARLISKLRSHKPKHLVGLIWFRLPLETDRRAWPWQTLAAVISERSLYSQLEILLYQKGFSGDVSIRNTGNAPAALPDQVVLNANHCEAGDGVSGYRYSFDGEVATFRRSDSRTMLAAGKSVQIGWLNCKKIEQDAANDSN from the coding sequence GTGGCCGCCAAAAAGATGCTAAAGACAGTCGCATTAGCTCGGGCGTTGCTGCTTTGCTTTTTACTGCCAAACGGCAGTTCGCCGACGACCTTCGAGCACCAAGTTTATGTCTGGCAACGGCAGTGGTTACCAGAGCATCGCGAATCTATACGCAAAACAGAGGGTTTAATCTCGGGGTTTCGAGTGTTGTCCAGTCAGCTCCATCCGCGAACTGGTTGGGTATTCGCGCGGGTTGATCTGCCACTGCTTGCTGCCGAAGGTCGGCCGGTCGTTGCGGTAATTAGGCTGGATGGCGCTTTGGCCGATTTGCCTATCAATCAAGTTTCCCTGCAGCTGAAGAGGACTATTTCGACTTGGCTCGATGCTGGCGTCAGATTGACCGGCATCGAGTTTGATTACGATTGTCCCGCCAGTGCGCTGGCTGGCTATCGAGCCGCGCTGGTGCGTTGGCGCAATGCGGTGCCCGCGCCGCTTACCTTGAGCATTACGGCGCTGCCGTCATGGCTCGACAGCGCAGCGCTTGATGGTCTGCTTGCAGTTGTCGATCAGTCTGTCCTGCAGGTTCATGCGGTTCAACAACCGACAAACGGGCTGTTCAGCGTTGAGCAGGCATTCGCTTGGAGTTTGCGTTGGGCGGAGCGCAGCCCTAGCCCATTTTTTCTGGCACTCCCCGCCTATGGGGTCGCGCTGATCCACGGTGCCGGCGGCGTTAGCGTGGAGTCGGAAACCATTTTGCACAACAACAGCCCTCGCGACGAACTCCATTCCGACCCAGAAGATGTTGCACGGCTGATAAGTAAACTGCGCAGCCACAAGCCAAAACATCTGGTGGGTCTTATCTGGTTTCGACTACCGCTGGAAACGGACCGGCGAGCGTGGCCTTGGCAAACCCTGGCTGCTGTGATTTCCGAGCGGTCCCTATATTCTCAGTTGGAAATTTTGCTGTATCAAAAGGGTTTTTCTGGTGATGTCTCAATCCGAAATACAGGCAATGCTCCCGCGGCACTTCCCGACCAAGTTGTGCTGAACGCAAATCATTGTGAGGCGGGTGATGGCGTGTCGGGCTATCGCTATTCTTTTGATGGTGAAGTTGCGACCTTCAGACGGAGCGACTCGCGCACCATGCTCGCCGCAGGGAAGTCAGTGCAGATTGGTTGGCTGAATTGCAAAAAAATAGAACAGGATGCTGCAAATGACTCAAATTAG
- a CDS encoding tetratricopeptide repeat protein — MTQIRRSAMVVAIAALLPIASDTYACGARFPNQLLDDRAATLSELPEGNFRYEMLRFGMPLPGLTTVTEATVSPNSYFWESDDDGESVPEQARLRSEYEQQELPSEQWIIVKKMRSMTDAQSAEAVGESLSRELRWYTAGAVAVAVDDRVLAKSYFERVLSLPPAERKSRTSWTQYSLGVLLASRQEWAAAKAMFAELRAAVASGNADPLELAVASLGEEARIAMAEGEWPTAVRLYSSQLAHGSESGYASLLRLAESMLALPDAELEAAMNDGSVQQFLAAYLFSRGAYDHRNYARVAKIFARTNVVELSSLDRLAAASYQYGDYDSARRFLEKAGDSGLAWWLRAKLALRSGDKALAQSAYAQAMKSFPKEEVWGEKVTENGEYESVMPQCRVKAEAAILSLGRGDYLDALDLLMQGAELYWLDAATLAERVLTVDELKSFVEKHTVPTPASKAQEGSHLWGAQDYHQLLRELLARRLMRAERYDEAVLFYGSPELRELATRYGLARKQAKSRWTATGRASAAYEAATLLRQSGMELIGFEMAPDFSAAGGMSEWAETKELDEWRTPTELSRLEESRARPNKRFHYRYVAAALANEAADQLSPRSQAFAATLCHATEWLIYRDGDAAQKIYQRYINEGPYVPWAAHFGQLCPEPDFQAAQTLQWQETVSAARLKLRPFKWLLAAGSFGLLALASMLMWRRRKRSSEG; from the coding sequence ATGACTCAAATTAGAAGGTCCGCAATGGTAGTTGCCATAGCTGCATTACTACCCATTGCTTCCGACACTTATGCGTGCGGAGCACGGTTTCCCAATCAGTTACTGGATGACCGGGCGGCAACGTTAAGCGAGTTGCCTGAAGGGAATTTTCGCTATGAGATGCTGCGTTTCGGGATGCCACTACCAGGACTGACCACGGTAACGGAAGCAACCGTCAGCCCGAACTCCTACTTCTGGGAAAGCGACGATGACGGCGAATCGGTGCCGGAGCAGGCGCGCCTACGCTCGGAATACGAGCAGCAGGAACTGCCGTCGGAACAGTGGATAATTGTGAAAAAGATGCGGTCAATGACCGATGCTCAGTCGGCTGAAGCCGTTGGCGAGTCGTTGTCAAGAGAGCTTCGGTGGTATACCGCCGGCGCCGTCGCTGTTGCGGTCGATGACCGAGTACTTGCAAAAAGTTACTTTGAACGAGTGCTCTCGCTGCCGCCAGCGGAAAGAAAATCCCGCACCAGTTGGACGCAGTACTCGTTGGGCGTTTTGCTGGCAAGCAGACAGGAGTGGGCTGCCGCAAAAGCGATGTTCGCTGAATTGCGCGCTGCCGTGGCGAGCGGCAATGCTGATCCCCTGGAGCTCGCCGTGGCGAGTCTCGGCGAAGAAGCACGTATCGCCATGGCAGAGGGGGAGTGGCCGACCGCAGTGCGACTCTACAGCAGCCAGCTTGCGCATGGCTCGGAAAGTGGCTACGCCTCACTACTTCGTCTGGCAGAGTCAATGCTCGCGCTACCCGATGCTGAGCTGGAAGCTGCTATGAATGATGGCTCCGTTCAGCAATTTCTGGCTGCGTACCTATTCAGTCGTGGTGCCTACGACCATAGAAATTATGCGAGGGTCGCCAAGATTTTCGCACGGACAAACGTTGTTGAGCTTTCTTCACTAGATCGACTTGCCGCCGCTAGCTATCAATACGGTGATTATGACAGTGCCCGTCGCTTTCTCGAAAAAGCCGGTGACAGTGGTTTGGCTTGGTGGTTACGGGCAAAACTGGCGCTGCGCTCCGGCGACAAGGCCCTGGCACAAAGCGCCTATGCGCAAGCAATGAAATCGTTTCCGAAAGAGGAGGTGTGGGGCGAAAAGGTCACGGAAAATGGCGAGTATGAGTCGGTCATGCCGCAGTGTCGCGTCAAGGCTGAGGCTGCAATTTTGTCGTTGGGGCGCGGCGATTACCTGGATGCCCTTGATCTGCTGATGCAAGGGGCCGAACTCTACTGGCTCGATGCGGCAACGCTCGCGGAGCGGGTACTGACTGTGGATGAGCTCAAGAGTTTCGTCGAGAAACACACGGTGCCGACACCTGCCAGCAAAGCGCAAGAAGGGTCCCATTTATGGGGGGCACAGGATTATCATCAGCTTTTGCGAGAGTTGCTGGCACGTCGGCTCATGCGAGCTGAGCGTTACGATGAAGCAGTTTTATTTTACGGCTCGCCTGAGCTTCGTGAACTCGCTACGCGTTACGGGCTGGCTCGAAAGCAAGCCAAGTCACGCTGGACCGCAACTGGCCGCGCTTCAGCCGCATACGAAGCGGCAACATTGCTACGCCAATCCGGCATGGAGCTCATCGGTTTTGAAATGGCGCCAGACTTTTCCGCCGCAGGGGGAATGAGTGAGTGGGCAGAGACGAAAGAGCTCGATGAGTGGCGAACCCCGACTGAATTATCGAGGCTGGAAGAAAGCAGGGCACGACCGAACAAACGCTTTCACTATCGGTACGTAGCCGCTGCGTTGGCGAATGAGGCGGCAGACCAGTTGTCTCCACGAAGCCAAGCATTTGCGGCGACGCTTTGCCATGCAACCGAGTGGCTAATCTATCGTGACGGGGATGCAGCGCAGAAAATTTATCAGCGCTACATAAATGAAGGGCCTTACGTTCCTTGGGCGGCACATTTTGGTCAACTTTGCCCTGAGCCTGATTTTCAGGCAGCGCAGACCTTGCAGTGGCAGGAAACGGTCAGTGCGGCGCGGCTAAAGTTACGCCCCTTTAAATGGCTACTTGCCGCCGGCTCGTTTGGTTTGTTGGCCTTGGCATCAATGCTGATGTGGCGCCGACGGAAAAGATCGAGCGAGGGATAG
- the rpoD gene encoding RNA polymerase sigma factor RpoD, whose amino-acid sequence MASTENFDADNTQQSQLKLLIAKGKEQGYLTYAEVNDFLPPDIIDPEQIDEIIRIINDMGIQVFEVAPDADQLIMSDAAPVADEDVAEEAAAALASLDVEVGRTTDPVRMYMREMGTVELLTREGEIEIAKRIEEGLREVLTAITEYPGTTTYLLDEFDRYLAGEIRLADILSGFIDPNAVNEELPAAATHIGSELATEELEDEDAEAADEEEVDTGPDPEEAKARFVALREQHEKAVAALKKFGKNHKTTKAAMTELGDLFMQLKLVPKQFDRLVHKTRKLMDHVRTQERLIMRLSCDKSGMPRKAFIASFPGNETNTKWLDAHLKAKSEFRDKLEANAEDIIRAQKKLAQIEEETHLAVLDIKELNRRMSIGEAKARRAKKEMVEANLRLVISIAKKYTNRGLQFLDLIQEGNIGLMKAVDKFEYRRGYKFSTYATWWIRQAITRSIADQARTIRIPVHMIETINKLNRVSRQMLQEQGREPTPDELAIRMEMPEDKIRKVLKIAKEPISMETPIGDDEDSHLGDFIEDTATESPVDVAMAESLREATREVLGGLTAREAKVLRMRFGIDMPTDHTLEEVGKQFDVTRERIRQIEAKALRKLRHPSRSERLRSFLDEQ is encoded by the coding sequence ATGGCATCCACTGAAAACTTTGACGCCGACAATACCCAGCAATCCCAGCTCAAACTGCTGATTGCCAAAGGTAAGGAGCAGGGCTACCTCACTTACGCTGAGGTCAATGACTTCCTGCCGCCGGACATCATCGATCCGGAACAGATCGACGAGATCATCCGCATCATCAACGACATGGGCATCCAGGTCTTTGAAGTCGCGCCGGATGCTGACCAGTTGATCATGAGCGATGCCGCGCCGGTCGCCGACGAAGACGTCGCCGAAGAAGCCGCCGCCGCACTCGCCAGCCTCGACGTTGAAGTCGGTCGCACCACGGACCCGGTCCGCATGTACATGCGCGAAATGGGCACCGTGGAACTGCTGACCCGCGAAGGCGAAATCGAAATCGCCAAGCGCATCGAAGAAGGCCTGCGTGAAGTTCTCACCGCGATCACCGAATACCCGGGCACCACCACTTATCTGCTCGACGAATTCGATCGCTACCTCGCTGGCGAAATTCGTCTGGCCGATATTCTCAGCGGCTTTATTGATCCGAACGCGGTCAATGAAGAGCTGCCGGCTGCCGCAACTCACATCGGTTCCGAGCTCGCCACCGAAGAACTGGAAGACGAAGACGCCGAAGCCGCTGACGAAGAAGAAGTCGACACCGGCCCGGATCCGGAAGAAGCCAAAGCCCGCTTTGTTGCGCTGCGCGAGCAGCACGAGAAAGCTGTTGCCGCGCTGAAAAAATTCGGCAAGAACCACAAGACCACCAAGGCGGCGATGACCGAGCTTGGCGATCTGTTCATGCAACTGAAGCTGGTGCCGAAGCAGTTTGATCGTCTGGTCCACAAGACCCGCAAACTGATGGACCATGTCCGCACGCAAGAGCGCCTGATCATGCGCCTGTCCTGCGACAAGTCCGGCATGCCGCGCAAAGCGTTCATCGCCAGCTTCCCGGGCAACGAAACCAACACCAAGTGGCTCGATGCCCACCTGAAAGCCAAGAGCGAATTCCGCGACAAGCTTGAAGCCAACGCCGAAGACATCATCCGCGCCCAAAAAAAACTGGCGCAGATCGAAGAAGAAACCCATCTGGCCGTGCTCGACATCAAAGAGCTGAACCGCCGGATGTCGATCGGTGAAGCCAAAGCCCGCCGCGCCAAGAAAGAAATGGTTGAGGCCAACCTGCGTCTGGTGATCTCGATCGCCAAGAAATACACCAACCGCGGTCTGCAATTCCTCGATTTGATTCAGGAAGGCAACATCGGTCTGATGAAAGCGGTCGACAAGTTCGAATACCGCCGCGGTTACAAGTTCTCGACTTACGCGACCTGGTGGATTCGTCAGGCGATCACCCGTTCGATCGCCGACCAAGCGCGTACCATCCGGATTCCGGTGCACATGATCGAAACGATCAACAAGCTGAACCGGGTCTCGCGCCAGATGCTGCAAGAGCAGGGTCGTGAACCGACGCCGGATGAACTGGCTATCCGCATGGAAATGCCGGAAGACAAAATCCGCAAAGTGCTGAAGATCGCCAAAGAGCCGATCTCGATGGAAACCCCGATCGGCGACGATGAAGATTCGCATTTGGGCGATTTCATCGAAGACACCGCAACCGAATCACCGGTCGATGTCGCGATGGCAGAATCCTTGCGCGAAGCCACCCGCGAAGTGCTCGGCGGCCTGACCGCCCGCGAAGCCAAAGTGCTGCGCATGCGTTTCGGTATCGACATGCCAACCGACCACACGCTGGAAGAAGTCGGCAAGCAATTCGACGTCACCCGCGAGCGGATCCGTCAGATCGAAGCCAAGGCCCTGCGCAAACTGCGTCACCCGTCGCGCTCGGAACGCCTGCGCAGCTTCCTCGACGAGCAATAA
- the dnaG gene encoding DNA primase translates to MAGRIPQQFVQDLLSRVDIVDVVQSRVPLKKKGKDYWACCPFHGEKSPSFSVSQSKQFYKCFGCGVAGNALGFVMAYDRIEFPSAVELLAERLGIEVPREEGSDPQAGLRQELYAILSEASTHYQRKLRETDGIAGVEYLKRRGVSGEIAKHYGIGYSPPGWDGLLKAVGTSPRLRELLEQAGMLIPKDGGGPEQRGHYDRFRERVMFPIRDARGRVIGFGGRVLDQGEPKYLNSPETPVFHKGSELYGLFEAKQHKDSQSRMVLVEGYMDVVALAQFGIPNAVAALGTAATAAHLETLFRYCPEVVCCFDGDKAGRGAAWRALSHAIALQREGRQVKFLFLPDGEDPDSLVRQEGPEAFKVRLSEQSLPLSTYLFEELGRQTDISSLDGKARLAALAKPLIGKATDPVFKMLLEQELNQRIGLSQPMIAERPAAPRPSRAPTRPKPLAMTPMRTVLALLLQQPTLIDELPVNAERELKALKGGELLALMAQTLREQPGVNTGVLLGLFADHPHEDTLRQLAAWAPDGADTDPKLLETFEASRPQVFADALTRLRHEAAQAAADPAHLEARVRSGLATAEEKARFMAGLRAGKT, encoded by the coding sequence GTGGCCGGCCGTATTCCCCAGCAGTTTGTTCAGGATTTGCTGTCCCGCGTCGACATTGTCGATGTGGTGCAAAGCCGCGTGCCGCTGAAAAAGAAGGGCAAGGATTACTGGGCCTGCTGCCCGTTTCACGGCGAGAAAAGCCCGTCGTTTTCGGTTTCGCAGAGCAAGCAGTTCTACAAGTGTTTTGGCTGTGGTGTGGCCGGCAATGCGCTCGGCTTTGTCATGGCCTACGACCGCATTGAATTCCCGTCGGCAGTCGAGCTGCTGGCCGAGCGGCTCGGCATCGAAGTGCCGCGTGAGGAAGGCAGCGACCCGCAGGCCGGGCTCCGCCAAGAGCTCTACGCCATCCTCTCGGAAGCAAGTACACACTATCAGCGCAAACTGCGCGAGACGGACGGAATAGCCGGCGTCGAGTACCTAAAGCGGCGCGGGGTTTCCGGCGAAATCGCCAAGCATTACGGCATCGGTTATTCGCCGCCCGGCTGGGACGGTTTGCTGAAAGCGGTCGGCACCAGCCCGCGTCTGCGCGAGTTGCTGGAACAGGCCGGCATGCTGATTCCCAAGGATGGTGGCGGCCCTGAACAAAGAGGCCATTACGACCGCTTTCGCGAGCGGGTCATGTTCCCCATTCGCGATGCCCGTGGCCGGGTCATCGGCTTTGGTGGCCGGGTGCTCGACCAGGGCGAACCGAAATACCTGAACTCGCCGGAAACGCCGGTTTTTCACAAAGGTAGCGAGTTGTACGGCCTGTTTGAGGCCAAGCAGCACAAGGACAGCCAGAGCCGGATGGTGCTGGTCGAAGGCTACATGGACGTGGTCGCGCTGGCCCAATTCGGTATCCCGAATGCGGTCGCTGCACTCGGTACCGCCGCCACCGCCGCCCACCTGGAAACGCTGTTCCGCTACTGCCCGGAAGTGGTCTGCTGCTTCGACGGCGACAAAGCCGGCCGCGGCGCCGCGTGGCGAGCGCTCAGTCATGCCATTGCCCTGCAACGGGAAGGCCGGCAGGTGAAGTTCCTGTTCCTGCCCGATGGCGAAGATCCGGATTCGCTGGTGCGGCAGGAAGGCCCCGAGGCGTTCAAGGTCCGCTTGAGTGAGCAGTCGCTACCGCTGTCGACTTATCTGTTTGAAGAGCTCGGTCGGCAGACCGATATCAGCAGCCTCGATGGCAAAGCCCGTCTGGCCGCACTGGCGAAACCGCTCATAGGCAAAGCCACCGACCCGGTCTTCAAAATGCTGCTGGAGCAGGAACTGAATCAGCGCATCGGGCTGAGCCAGCCCATGATCGCCGAGCGCCCCGCCGCACCGCGCCCGAGCCGGGCGCCGACACGACCGAAGCCGCTGGCGATGACGCCGATGCGGACGGTGTTGGCGCTGCTGCTGCAGCAACCGACGCTGATCGATGAACTGCCGGTCAACGCCGAACGCGAGTTGAAAGCGCTCAAAGGTGGCGAGCTGCTGGCGCTGATGGCGCAAACCCTGCGCGAGCAGCCGGGCGTCAATACCGGCGTGCTGCTCGGCCTGTTCGCCGACCACCCGCACGAAGACACCCTGCGCCAACTGGCCGCGTGGGCGCCGGACGGTGCCGATACCGACCCGAAATTGCTGGAAACCTTTGAAGCCTCGCGGCCGCAAGTTTTCGCCGACGCCCTGACCCGGCTGCGGCACGAGGCCGCGCAGGCGGCTGCCGATCCGGCTCATCTGGAAGCACGGGTCCGCTCCGGCCTCGCCACGGCCGAAGAAAAAGCCCGCTTCATGGCCGGCTTGCGCGCCGGCAAGACCTGA
- a CDS encoding GatB/YqeY domain-containing protein: MTSLRDRITEDMKTAMRAQDKQKLGTIRLLQSAIKQQEVDNRITLDDTAILAVVEKAIKQRRESIKQYEIGGRADLVAVEQAELEVLQAYLPEQLGEAELSALIVAAIAETGAASVKDMGKVMNLLKPKVQGRCDMGAMSGLIKAKLGG; the protein is encoded by the coding sequence ATGACCAGCTTGCGCGATCGCATCACCGAAGACATGAAAACCGCCATGCGCGCCCAGGACAAACAGAAACTGGGCACCATCCGTTTGCTGCAGTCTGCGATCAAGCAACAGGAAGTGGACAACCGCATCACGCTCGACGACACCGCCATTCTTGCGGTCGTTGAAAAGGCCATCAAACAGCGTCGGGAATCGATCAAGCAATACGAAATCGGCGGCCGCGCTGATCTGGTGGCAGTCGAGCAGGCCGAGCTCGAGGTGCTGCAGGCCTACCTGCCGGAACAGCTCGGCGAGGCCGAACTGAGCGCCCTGATCGTCGCTGCCATTGCCGAAACCGGCGCCGCCAGCGTCAAGGACATGGGCAAGGTGATGAACCTGCTGAAGCCGAAAGTGCAGGGCCGCTGCGACATGGGCGCCATGTCGGGCCTGATCAAAGCCAAGCTCGGCGGCTGA
- the rpsU gene encoding 30S ribosomal protein S21: MPNVKVKENEPFDVALRRFKRACEKAGTLAEVRSREAYEKPTTERKRKKAAAVKRYAKKLSRESIRKERLY, from the coding sequence ATGCCGAACGTGAAGGTCAAAGAAAACGAGCCGTTTGACGTCGCCCTGCGTCGTTTCAAGCGTGCATGCGAAAAAGCCGGCACCCTGGCGGAAGTCCGCTCGCGTGAGGCCTATGAAAAGCCGACTACCGAGCGCAAGCGCAAGAAAGCCGCTGCGGTCAAGCGTTACGCCAAGAAGCTGTCGCGCGAATCGATTCGCAAAGAGCGTCTGTACTAA
- the tsaD gene encoding tRNA (adenosine(37)-N6)-threonylcarbamoyltransferase complex transferase subunit TsaD — translation MKVLGIESSCDETGVALYDSERGLLADALYSQVAMHAEFGGVVPELASRDHVRKTLPMIREVLAKAGVERPDAIAYTEGPGLIGALLVGASIGRSLAYGWGIPAIGVHHMEGHLLAPMLEADRPSFPFLALLVSGGHTQIVDVRGLGDYQLLGESLDDAAGEAFDKTAKIMGLGYPGGARLAKMAEQGRPGLYKFPRPMLDRPHCDFSFSGLKTAALLAWQDSDQSQQAVADIALAFQDAVVDTLVGKCERALKQTQHKSLVIAGGVSANLQLRAKMQALLQKRGGKAYYPQLKYCGDNGAMIAYAGCQRLLAGEHRDLAISARPRWPMIDLRAP, via the coding sequence ATGAAAGTCCTTGGTATCGAGTCTTCCTGCGATGAAACCGGCGTTGCGCTGTACGACAGCGAGCGCGGTTTGCTGGCCGACGCGCTCTATTCCCAGGTCGCCATGCATGCCGAATTCGGTGGCGTGGTGCCGGAACTGGCCTCGCGCGACCACGTCCGCAAGACCCTGCCGATGATCCGTGAAGTGCTGGCCAAAGCCGGCGTCGAGCGGCCCGACGCCATTGCCTACACCGAAGGTCCGGGCCTGATAGGCGCGCTGCTGGTGGGGGCGTCGATTGGCCGCAGCCTCGCCTATGGCTGGGGCATTCCGGCCATCGGCGTGCACCACATGGAAGGGCATTTGCTGGCGCCAATGCTGGAAGCCGACCGGCCGAGCTTTCCGTTTCTGGCGCTGCTGGTCTCCGGTGGCCATACCCAGATTGTCGATGTCCGTGGCCTTGGCGACTACCAACTGCTCGGTGAGTCGCTCGACGACGCCGCCGGCGAGGCCTTCGACAAAACCGCCAAGATCATGGGTCTCGGTTACCCCGGCGGCGCCCGGCTGGCGAAAATGGCCGAGCAGGGTCGGCCGGGTCTCTACAAATTTCCGCGGCCGATGCTCGACCGGCCGCATTGCGATTTCAGTTTCTCCGGGCTGAAAACGGCGGCGCTGCTCGCCTGGCAGGATTCTGATCAAAGCCAGCAGGCCGTTGCCGATATCGCGCTGGCCTTTCAGGATGCCGTGGTCGACACGCTGGTCGGCAAATGCGAGCGCGCGCTCAAACAAACCCAGCACAAATCGCTGGTGATCGCCGGTGGCGTCAGCGCCAATCTGCAGCTGCGCGCCAAGATGCAGGCGCTGCTGCAAAAACGCGGCGGCAAAGCCTATTACCCGCAGCTGAAATACTGCGGCGACAACGGCGCGATGATCGCCTACGCCGGTTGCCAGCGCCTGCTGGCCGGTGAACACCGCGACCTGGCCATCAGCGCCCGACCGCGCTGGCCGATGATTGATCTGCGCGCGCCGTAA